Proteins from one Ricinus communis isolate WT05 ecotype wild-type chromosome 9, ASM1957865v1, whole genome shotgun sequence genomic window:
- the LOC8258820 gene encoding phytochrome B, with product MASGGRNSQQQQQQQQQQRYVHQPTTAQSSGTSNLRAHNTESMSKAIAQYTVDAQLHAVFEQSGGSGKSFDYSQSVRTTNQSIAEQQITAYLSKIQRGGHIQPFGCMIAVDEASFRVIAYSENARELLGLMPQSVPSLEKPEILSIGTDVRTLFTQSSALLLEKAFGAREITLLNPLWIHSKNSGKPFYAILHRIDVGIVIDLEPARTEDPALSIAGAVQSQKLAVRAISQLQSLPSGDVRLLCDTVVECVRELTGYDRVMVYKFHEDEHGEVVAENKQPDLEPYIGLHYPATDIPQASRFLFKQSRVRMIVDCHATPVSIIQDEALMQPLCLVGSTLRAPHGCHAQYMANMGSIASLAMAVIINGNDDEAIGGRSSMRLWGLVVCHHTSARSIPFPLRYACEFLMQAFGLQLNMELQLASQLLEKHVLRTQTLLCDMLLRDSPTGIVTQSPSIMDLVKCDGAALYYQGKYYPLGVTPAEAQIKDIVEWLLAFHGDSTGLSTDSLADAGYPGAALLGDAVCGMAVAYITNKDFLFWFRSHTAKEIKWGGAKHHPEDKDDSQRMHPRSSFKAFLEVVKSRSLPWDNAEMDAIHSLQLILRDSFRDAEATNSKAVANAQLRGLELQGMDELSSVAREMVRLIETATAPIFAVDIDGCINGWNAKVAELTGLSVEEAMGKSLVHDLIYKESKETVDQLLRRALRGEEDKNIEIKMRTFGFGHEKKAVFVVVNACSSKDYMNNIVGVCFVGQDITGQKVVMDKFIHIQGDYRAIVHSPNPLIPPIFASDENTCCLEWNTAMEKLTGWAQGEIIGKMLVGEVFGSCCRLKSPDVLTRFMIVLHNAIGGQDTDKFPFSFFDKNGKVVQALLTASKRVNMDGQIIGAFCFLQIASPELQQALKAQRQQEKKGFTRMKELAYICQEIKNPLSGIRFTNSLLEATDLTEDQKQFLETSAACEKQILKIIRDVDLESIEDGSLELEKGEFLLGSVINAVVSQVMLLLRERNLQLIRDIPDEIKTLAVYGDQVRIQQVLADFLLNMVRCAPSSDGWVEIHVHPTLKQITEGLTVMHTEFRMVCPGEGLPPELVQDMFHSSRWTSQEGLGLSMCRKILKLMQGEVQYIRESERCYFLVVLDLPIPRRGSKSAD from the exons ATGGCATCAGGTGGCAGAAACtcacagcagcagcagcaacaacaacaacaacaacgaTATGTACACCAACCAACAACAGCTCAATCCTCAGGTACCAGTAACTTAAGGGCTCACAACACCGAATCTATGAGCAAAGCAATTGCTCAATACACAGTAGACGCACAGCTGCATGCTGTTTTTGAACAATCAGGAGGGTCAGGTAAATCTTTTGATTACTCACAATCAGTGAGAACAACTAATCAGTCGATAGCTGAACAACAAATCACTGCTTACTTATCAAAAATACAACGTGGGGGTCATATTCAACCTTTTGGGTGTATGATCGCAGTTGATGAAGCTTCTTTTAGGGTTATTGCATATAGTGAAAACGCACGCGAACTGCTTGGCTTAATGCCTCAGTCAGTTCCTTCACTTGAAAAACCTGAAATTCTTTCCATTGGGACTGATGTTCGTACTCTTTTTACTCAATCTAGTGCTCTTTTGCTTGAAAAGGCTTTTGGGGCTAGAgaaattactttattaaacCCTCTTTGGATTCACTCCAAGAACTCTGGAAAACCCTTTTATGCAATTTTGCATAGGATTGATGTTGGGATTGTCATTGATTTAGAACCTGCTAGAACTGAAGATCCTGCTTTATCTATAGCTGGTGCTGTTCAGTCACAGAAGTTAGCTGTTCGTGCAATTTCACAGTTACAGTCACTTCCTAGTGGAGATGTTAGACTTTTGTGTGATACTGTTGTGGAGTGCGTGAGGGAGCTTACTGGGTATGATAGAGTCATGGTTTATAAGTTTCATGAGGATGAACATGGTGAGGTTGTTGCGGAGAATAAACAGCCTGATTTAGAACCTTATATCGGTTTACATTATCCTGCTACTGATATACCTCAGGCGTCCAGGTTTTTGTTTAAGCAAAGTAGGGTTAGAATGATAGTTGATTGTCATGCTACTCCTGTTAGTATTATTCAGGATGAAGCATTAATGCAGCCTCTATGTTTGGTCGGTTCAACTCTTCGTGCTCCTCATGGTTGTCATGCTCAGTATATGGCAAATATGGGGTCAATTGCTTCGCTGGCTATGGCAGTTATTATTAATGGAAATGATGATGAGGCTATTGGTGGGAGGAGTTCTATGAGGCTTTGGGGTTTAGTTGTTTGTCACCACACTTCTGCTAGGAGCATTCCATTTCCACTTCGTTATGCTTGTGAGTTTCTAATGCAGGCCTTTGGACTTCAGTTGAATATGGAGTTGCAACTGGCATCACAGCTGTTGGAGAAGCATGTTTTGAGGACTCAAACCCTCTTGTGTGATATGCTTCTGCGTGACTCTCCCACTGGTATTGTTACTCAAAGTCCAAGTATTATGGACCTAGTGAAGTGTGATGGGGCAGCACTTTATTACCAAGGGAAGTATTACCCATTAGGTGTGACCCCAGCTGAAGCCCAAATAAAAGACATTGTGGAGTGGTTGTTGGCATTTCATGGAGACTCAACAGGTTTGAGCACAGACAGTTTGGCTGATGCTGGGTACCCTGGGGCAGCATTGCTTGGTGATGCAGTTTGTGGGATGGCTGTCGCTTATATCACTAACAAGGATTTCTTATTCTGGTTCCGGTCTCACACTGCAAAGGAGATCAAATGGGGTGGCGCAAAACATCACCCAGAGGACAAGGATGATAGTCAGAGAATGCATCCGCGTTCTTCCTTCAAGGCATTCTTGGAAGTGGTAAAGAGCCGGAGTTTACCATGGGATAATGCAGAAATGGATGCTATTCACTCTCTTCAGCTTATTCTTCGAGACTCATTTAGGGATGCTGAAGCAACCAATTCTAAGGCTGTCGCAAATGCCCAGCTCAGGGGTCTGGAATTGCAAGGGATGGATGAACTCAGCTCAGTTGCAAGAGAAATGGTTAGGTTAATAGAGACTGCAACTGCTCCAATATTTGCTGTAGACATTGATGGCTGCATAAATGGGTGGAATGCAAAGGTTGCTGAGTTGACAGGGCTCTCGGTTGAGGAAGCTATGGGAAAGTCTTTGGTTCATGATCTTATTTACAAGGAGTCCAAAGAAACTGTTGACCAGCTTCTTCGTCGTGCTTTAAGAG GTgaagaagataaaaatatagagaTAAAGATGAGGACATTTGGCTTTGGACATGAAAAGAAGGCCGTTTTTGTGGTGGTGAATGCTTGTTCTAGCAAAGATTACATGAATAACATAGTTGGAGTTTGCTTTGTTGGTCAGGATATTACTGGTCAAAAAGTGGTAATGGACAAATTCATCCATATCCAAGGTGATTACAGGGCTATAGTTCATAGTCCCAATCCTTTGATCCCCCCAATATTTGCTTCAGATGAGAACACTTGTTGCTTGGAGTGGAACACTGCCATGGAGAAGCTCACTGGGTGGGCCCAAGGGGAAATTATTGGGAAGATGTTGGTGGGGGAGGTTTTTGGCAGTTGTTGTCGCCTCAAGAGCCCCGATGTGTTAACAAGATTCATGATTGTCTTGCACAATGCAATTGGAGGACAGGACACTGACaagtttccattttccttctttgatAAGAATGGAAAAGTTGTGCAAGCTCTTTTGACGGCTAGCAAGAGGGTCAATATGGATGGCCAAATTATAGGAGCCTTCTGCTTCTTGCAGATTGCAAGTCCTGAGTTGCAACAAGCTTTGAAAGCCCAGAGGCAACAGGAGAAAAAGGGATTTACTAGAATGAAAGAGTTGGCATACATTTGCCAGGAAATAAAGAACCCTTTAAGTGGTATACGGTTTACAAACTCTCTTTTGGAGGCTACGGACCTGACTGAGGATCAAAAGCAGTTTCTTGAAACTAGTGCTGCTTGTGAAAAGCAGATCTTAAAGATCATTCGAGATGTTGATCTAGAGAGCATTGAGGATGG TTCATTGGAGCTTGAGAAGGGAGAATTCTTACTTGGAAGTGTCATAAATGCTGTTGTTAGCCAAGTCATGTTATTGCTGAGGGAAAGAAATCTACAATTGATTCGTGATATTCCAGACGAAATAAAAACTTTAGCTGTATATGGCGATCAGGTGAGGATTCAACAGGTACTGGCTGATTTCTTGTTGAACATGGTACGATGTGCACCATCTTCAGATGGATGGGTAGAGATTCACGTTCATCCAACACTGAAGCAAATCACTGAAGGACTCACTGTAATGCATACAGAATTCAG GATGGTTTGTCCTGGTGAAGGTCTTCCCCCTGAATTAGTTCAAGACATGTTCCACAGCAGTCGATGGACATCTCAAGAAGGTCTAGGGCTTAGCATGTGCAGGAAGATTTTGAAGCTTATGCAAGGTGAAGTCCAGTACATCAGAGAGTCGGAAAGGTGTTATTTCTTAGTTGTCCTTGATCTTCCCATTCCACGGAGAGGTTCAAAAAGTGCAGACTAG
- the LOC8258819 gene encoding ATP-citrate synthase beta chain protein 2, translated as MATGQLFSRTTQALFYNYKQLPIQRMLDFDFLCGRETPSVAGIINPGSEGFQKLFFGQEEIAIPVHSAIEAACAAHPTADVFINFASFRSAAASSMAALKQPTIRVVAIIAEGVPESDTKQLIAYARANNKVVIGPATVGGIQAGAFKIGDTAGTIDNIIACKLYRPGSVGFVSKSGGMSNELYNTIARVTDGIYEGIAIGGDVFPGSTLSDHVLRFNNIPQVKMIVVLGELGGRDEYSLVEALKQGKVNKPVVAWVSGTCARLFKSEVQFGHAGAKSGGEMESAQAKNQALKDAGAVVPTSYEAFETAIKETFQKLVEEGKITPVKEVKPPQIPEDLNTAIKSGKVRAPTHIISTISDDRGEEPCYAGVPMSSIVEQGYGVGDVISLLWFKRSLPRYCTHFIEICIMLCADHGPCVSGAHNTIVTARAGKDLVSSLVSGLLTIGPRFGGAIDDAARYFKDAYDRGLAPYEFVESMKKKGIRVPGIGHRIKRGDNRDKRVELLQRFARTHFPSVKYMEYAVEVETYTLSKANNLVLNVDGAIGSLFLDLLAGSGMFTKQEIDEIVEIGYLNGLFVLARSIGLIGHTFDQKRLKQPLYRHPWEDVLYTK; from the exons ATGGCTACTGGACAACTATTCTCTCGTACTACTCaagctttattttataattataagcaGCTTCCTATTCAAcgcatgcttgattttgacTTCCTTTGCG GTAGAGAAACACCATCAGTGGCTGGAATTATTAACCCTGGATCAGAGGGATTCCAGAAACTCTTTTTCGGTCAAGAGGAAATTGCAATCCCTGTACATTCAGC TATTGAGGCAGCTTGTGCTGCACACCCAACCGCTGATGTATTCATTAACTTTGCATCATTTAGAAG TGCGGCTGCATCATCCATGGCTGCCCTGAAACAGCCAACTATTCGAGTTGTCGCTATAATAGCTGAAGGAGTTCCTGAGTCAGACACCAAACAGTTAATTGCATATGCACGGGCAAACAATAAG GTTGTCATTGGCCCGGCTACTGTTGGAGGCATTCAGGCTGGAGCTTTCAAGATAGGTGACACTGCTGGAACAATTGATAACATAATTGCTTGTAAGCTGTACAGGCCTGGATCTGTTGGATTTGTCTCCAAATCT gggGGCATGTCAAACGAGCTATACAATACAATTGCCCGTGTAACAGATGGCATTTATGAAG GTATTGCAATCGGAGGAGATGTGTTTCCAGGCTCCACCCTTTCTGATCATGTTTTGCGTTTTAACAACATACCACAG GTTAAGATGATTGTTGTACTTGGGGAACTTGGTGGACGAGATGAGTATTCCCTTGTTGAAGCCCTCAAACAGGGAAAGGTGAATAAACCAGTGGTTGCTTGGGTCAGTGGAACTTGTGCTCGACTTTTCAAATCAGAAGTACAATTTGGTCATGCT GGTGCTAAAAGTGGAGGCGAGATGGAGTCTGCTCAAGCAAAAAATCAAGCACTAAAGGATGCTGGAGCTGTTGTTCCCACTTCATATGAAGCTTTTGAGACTGCAATTAAGGAAACATTTCAGAAGCTG gTTGAAGAGGGTAAGATTACACCTGTGAAGGAGGTTAAGCCTCCACAAATCCCTGAGGATCTTAATACTGCAATTAAGAGCGGCAAAGTTCGTGCTCCAACTCATATTATATCCACTATCTCTGATGACAGAG GTGAGGAGCCATGCTATGCTGGTGTGCCCATGTCTTCCATTGTTGAACAGGGTTATGGTGTTGGTGATGTCATCTCACTTTTATGGTTCAAACGTAGCCTTCCACGTTACTGTACCCATTTTATTGAG ATATGCATCATGCTGTGTGCTGACCATGGTCCCTGCGTCTCTGGCGCTCACAACACTATAGTAACAGCAAGGGCTGGAAAGGACCTAGTTTCTAGTCTTGTCTCAG GTTTGCTCACGATTGGCCCCCGATTTGGTGGTGCCATTGATGATGCGGCTCGATACTTTAAGGATGCTTATGACAGA GGCCTAGCACCATACGAGTTTGTTGAAAGCATGAAAAAGAAGGGTATTCGTGTTCCTGGAATTGGGCACAG GATTAAGAGAGGTGACAACAGAGATAAAAGAGTAGAGCTGTTGCAACGGTTTGCCCGGACACATTTCCCTTCCGTGAAGTACATGGAGTATGCCGTTGAAGTTGAAACCTACACTTTATCAAAGGCCAATAACTTGGTCCTAAATGTTGATGGTGCAATTGGGTCCCTGTTCTTGGATCTTCTTGCGGGCAGCGGAATGTTTACAAAACAGGAAATTGATGAGATCGTTGAGATTGGTTATTTGAATGGGCTCTTTGTGCTGGCACGTTCCATTGGTCTCATTGG GCACACTTTTGACCAGAAGAGATTGAAACAGCCACTATACCGTCACCCATGGGAAGATGTTCTCTATACCAAGTGA